The following proteins are co-located in the Calliphora vicina chromosome 2, idCalVici1.1, whole genome shotgun sequence genome:
- the brwl gene encoding uncharacterized protein brwl isoform X2 — protein sequence MTTTTSVPTDTNIKQDPNINNNSNSTPNNNITTTAITATPITNGGTRSTSNNNNNMEPAAALATNCTVDVAAALAAVAVTPTSSTTTVSTIPTTTQRATDEDFNIRFVNLVRNHKCLYDKKVPEYRNRDNQEKAWLQISIETKESVIHCKERWRNLRACLSRYIKQQSGSDPQHKPYYLTEHMAFLLPFLKSTRNSLDGNNSLATLYQYSQQQQLNQQTNSNPASLQLLIQPHFKLSQNHQQLEMKHSLSDNEDEETIDAFDPAITASLHVQKQNRSSPALSDTASANTMQNFIPDVQLSELRTSDGVQDISYQNSNMRRDSHDFGHEPKRIKTECHASEATTTGQLHMYVGEQADMEFFRSILPDIAGLTPQQKRKLKIGILELIDDVVERFPLETSTNANATSQHLNTPKTRRTSSRDWHK from the exons atgacaacaacaacatcgGTTCCTACAGATACCAATATTAAACAGGAtcctaatataaataataattccaaTAGTACACcaaataataatattacaaCCACCGCCATCACCGCAACACCGATAACCAACGGAGGAACAAGAAGTACcagcaataacaataataacatggAACCAGCAGCAGCTTTAGCAACGAATTGCACGGTGGATGTGGCTGCTGCTTTAGCTGCTGTGGCTGTAACCCCCACATCGAGTACTACAACAGTAAGCACCAtaccaacaacaacacaacGAGCT ACCGATGAAGACTTTAACATACGCTTTGTGAATCTGGTGCGGAATCACAAGTGTTTGTATGACAAAAAGGTGCCAGAATATCGGAATCGTGATAACCAGGAAAAGGCCTGGTTGCAAATATCCATCGAAACAAAAGAGAGTG TCATACATTGCAAGGAACGCTGGCGCAATTTAAGAGCCTGCCTGTCGCGCTACATTAAGCAGCAGAGTGGCTCAGATCCCCAACACAAACCCTATTACCTGACCGAACACATGGCGTTCTTGTTGCCCTTCCTTAAATCTACCCGAAATTCTTTGGACGGCAACAATAGTTTAGCCACTCTATACCAATATTCACAGCAGCAACAACTTAATCAACAAACAAATTCGAATCCAGCTTCATTGCAATTGTTGATACAGCCTCATTTTAAGCTGTCCCAAAATCACCAGCAATTGGAGATGAAACATTCGCTGTCGGACAATGAAGACGAGGAGACCATCGATGCTTTCGATCCCGCCATAACGGCCAGTTtgcatgtacaaaaacaaaacagatcATCGCCTGCTCTAAGCGATACGGCCAGTGCAAATACCATGCAAAACTTTATACCCGATGTACAACTATCCGAATTAAGAACATCCGACGGTGTTCAAGACATCTCCTACCAAAACTCCAATATGCGCCGAGATTCACATGACTTTGGTCACGAACCGAAACGCATTAAAACTGAGTGCCATGCCAGCGAAGCAACCACCACGGGACAACTGCATATGTATGTCGGCGAACAAGCCGACATGGAGTTTTTCCGCAGCATATTACCGGACATTGCCGGTCTGACGCCGCAGCAAAAACGCAAACTAAAAATAGGAATTCTAGAATTAATCGATGATGTGGTCGAGCGGTTTCCACTCGAAACAAGTACAAATGCTAACGCAACTAGTCAACACTTAAACACACCGAAAACCCGACGAACTTCCTCTAGAGATTGGcacaagtaa
- the brwl gene encoding uncharacterized protein brwl isoform X3, which produces MTTTTSVPTDTNIKQDPNINNNSNSTPNNNITTTAITATPITNGGTRSTSNNNNNMEPAAALATNCTVDVAAALAAVAVTPTSSTTTTDEDFNIRFVNLVRNHKCLYDKKVPEYRNRDNQEKAWLQISIETKESVIHCKERWRNLRACLSRYIKQQSGSDPQHKPYYLTEHMAFLLPFLKSTRNSLDGNNSLATLYQYSQQQQLNQQTNSNPASLQLLIQPHFKLSQNHQQLEMKHSLSDNEDEETIDAFDPAITASLHVQKQNRSSPALSDTASANTMQNFIPDVQLSELRTSDGVQDISYQNSNMRRDSHDFGHEPKRIKTECHASEATTTGQLHMYVGEQADMEFFRSILPDIAGLTPQQKRKLKIGILELIDDVVERFPLETSTNANATSQHLNTPKTRRTSSRDWHK; this is translated from the exons atgacaacaacaacatcgGTTCCTACAGATACCAATATTAAACAGGAtcctaatataaataataattccaaTAGTACACcaaataataatattacaaCCACCGCCATCACCGCAACACCGATAACCAACGGAGGAACAAGAAGTACcagcaataacaataataacatggAACCAGCAGCAGCTTTAGCAACGAATTGCACGGTGGATGTGGCTGCTGCTTTAGCTGCTGTGGCTGTAACCCCCACATCGAGTACTACAACA ACCGATGAAGACTTTAACATACGCTTTGTGAATCTGGTGCGGAATCACAAGTGTTTGTATGACAAAAAGGTGCCAGAATATCGGAATCGTGATAACCAGGAAAAGGCCTGGTTGCAAATATCCATCGAAACAAAAGAGAGTG TCATACATTGCAAGGAACGCTGGCGCAATTTAAGAGCCTGCCTGTCGCGCTACATTAAGCAGCAGAGTGGCTCAGATCCCCAACACAAACCCTATTACCTGACCGAACACATGGCGTTCTTGTTGCCCTTCCTTAAATCTACCCGAAATTCTTTGGACGGCAACAATAGTTTAGCCACTCTATACCAATATTCACAGCAGCAACAACTTAATCAACAAACAAATTCGAATCCAGCTTCATTGCAATTGTTGATACAGCCTCATTTTAAGCTGTCCCAAAATCACCAGCAATTGGAGATGAAACATTCGCTGTCGGACAATGAAGACGAGGAGACCATCGATGCTTTCGATCCCGCCATAACGGCCAGTTtgcatgtacaaaaacaaaacagatcATCGCCTGCTCTAAGCGATACGGCCAGTGCAAATACCATGCAAAACTTTATACCCGATGTACAACTATCCGAATTAAGAACATCCGACGGTGTTCAAGACATCTCCTACCAAAACTCCAATATGCGCCGAGATTCACATGACTTTGGTCACGAACCGAAACGCATTAAAACTGAGTGCCATGCCAGCGAAGCAACCACCACGGGACAACTGCATATGTATGTCGGCGAACAAGCCGACATGGAGTTTTTCCGCAGCATATTACCGGACATTGCCGGTCTGACGCCGCAGCAAAAACGCAAACTAAAAATAGGAATTCTAGAATTAATCGATGATGTGGTCGAGCGGTTTCCACTCGAAACAAGTACAAATGCTAACGCAACTAGTCAACACTTAAACACACCGAAAACCCGACGAACTTCCTCTAGAGATTGGcacaagtaa
- the brwl gene encoding RING finger protein B isoform X1 — translation MTTTTSVPTDTNIKQDPNINNNSNSTPNNNITTTAITATPITNGGTRSTSNNNNNMEPAAALATNCTVDVAAALAAVAVTPTSSTTTVSTIPTTTQRAVTITPIFNSLSTLSNSQNFSRTMQTDEDFNIRFVNLVRNHKCLYDKKVPEYRNRDNQEKAWLQISIETKESVIHCKERWRNLRACLSRYIKQQSGSDPQHKPYYLTEHMAFLLPFLKSTRNSLDGNNSLATLYQYSQQQQLNQQTNSNPASLQLLIQPHFKLSQNHQQLEMKHSLSDNEDEETIDAFDPAITASLHVQKQNRSSPALSDTASANTMQNFIPDVQLSELRTSDGVQDISYQNSNMRRDSHDFGHEPKRIKTECHASEATTTGQLHMYVGEQADMEFFRSILPDIAGLTPQQKRKLKIGILELIDDVVERFPLETSTNANATSQHLNTPKTRRTSSRDWHK, via the exons atgacaacaacaacatcgGTTCCTACAGATACCAATATTAAACAGGAtcctaatataaataataattccaaTAGTACACcaaataataatattacaaCCACCGCCATCACCGCAACACCGATAACCAACGGAGGAACAAGAAGTACcagcaataacaataataacatggAACCAGCAGCAGCTTTAGCAACGAATTGCACGGTGGATGTGGCTGCTGCTTTAGCTGCTGTGGCTGTAACCCCCACATCGAGTACTACAACAGTAAGCACCAtaccaacaacaacacaacGAGCTGTAACTATAACTCCCATTTTCAACTCTCTGTCCACTCTATCCAACTCACAAAATTTTTCTCGCACTATGCAGACCGATGAAGACTTTAACATACGCTTTGTGAATCTGGTGCGGAATCACAAGTGTTTGTATGACAAAAAGGTGCCAGAATATCGGAATCGTGATAACCAGGAAAAGGCCTGGTTGCAAATATCCATCGAAACAAAAGAGAGTG TCATACATTGCAAGGAACGCTGGCGCAATTTAAGAGCCTGCCTGTCGCGCTACATTAAGCAGCAGAGTGGCTCAGATCCCCAACACAAACCCTATTACCTGACCGAACACATGGCGTTCTTGTTGCCCTTCCTTAAATCTACCCGAAATTCTTTGGACGGCAACAATAGTTTAGCCACTCTATACCAATATTCACAGCAGCAACAACTTAATCAACAAACAAATTCGAATCCAGCTTCATTGCAATTGTTGATACAGCCTCATTTTAAGCTGTCCCAAAATCACCAGCAATTGGAGATGAAACATTCGCTGTCGGACAATGAAGACGAGGAGACCATCGATGCTTTCGATCCCGCCATAACGGCCAGTTtgcatgtacaaaaacaaaacagatcATCGCCTGCTCTAAGCGATACGGCCAGTGCAAATACCATGCAAAACTTTATACCCGATGTACAACTATCCGAATTAAGAACATCCGACGGTGTTCAAGACATCTCCTACCAAAACTCCAATATGCGCCGAGATTCACATGACTTTGGTCACGAACCGAAACGCATTAAAACTGAGTGCCATGCCAGCGAAGCAACCACCACGGGACAACTGCATATGTATGTCGGCGAACAAGCCGACATGGAGTTTTTCCGCAGCATATTACCGGACATTGCCGGTCTGACGCCGCAGCAAAAACGCAAACTAAAAATAGGAATTCTAGAATTAATCGATGATGTGGTCGAGCGGTTTCCACTCGAAACAAGTACAAATGCTAACGCAACTAGTCAACACTTAAACACACCGAAAACCCGACGAACTTCCTCTAGAGATTGGcacaagtaa